A stretch of the Polyangiaceae bacterium genome encodes the following:
- a CDS encoding serine/threonine protein kinase, which translates to MKPAADATTRLDDPDARHDARVGRTVLGQYEVVRVLGQGGMGTVYEARHTRLGRRVAVKFVRAGTVASAKLLARFEQEALSAGALESEHIPTVIDFAPDEDGTPCLVMEFLDGQNLAALLDAEGPLPVARAVGIVQQACRGLAVAHHAGVVHRDIKPSNLIVCRSSDGRDLVKIVDFGIAKVIKPRAENGGTTTGSAVGTPYYMSPEQARGERRIDTRADLYALGVILYELLTAQKPHPGDTYNAIIYHILSKAPVPIRELRAEVPEGLARIIHDAMDPDPEVRPASAERMERALAAYGPFGTQQLGAADDTVRSGAAAAIGLAPARAGWRPALLAFVAGSTLAGGLAWSLRPSPVVAGPEPAPPVAGRPEQLPVLEAPSSAAASQAPLTESAPPPSAAAPPRRRPPRPTATPAAAARAAPSASQRFDLQNPYQ; encoded by the coding sequence ATGAAGCCCGCAGCCGACGCCACCACCAGGCTCGACGACCCTGATGCGCGGCACGACGCGCGCGTCGGGCGCACGGTGCTCGGTCAATACGAGGTGGTCCGGGTGCTCGGCCAGGGCGGCATGGGCACGGTGTACGAGGCCCGACACACCCGCCTCGGGCGTCGGGTCGCGGTGAAGTTCGTCAGAGCAGGGACGGTCGCGAGCGCGAAGCTGTTGGCACGCTTCGAGCAAGAGGCGCTCAGCGCGGGAGCGCTCGAGAGCGAGCACATTCCGACCGTGATCGACTTCGCCCCCGACGAAGACGGAACCCCGTGCCTGGTCATGGAATTCCTCGACGGTCAAAACCTGGCGGCGCTGCTCGACGCAGAAGGGCCGCTTCCGGTGGCGCGCGCCGTGGGGATCGTGCAGCAGGCGTGCCGCGGCCTGGCCGTGGCGCACCACGCAGGCGTCGTGCACCGCGACATCAAGCCGTCGAATCTGATCGTGTGCCGGAGCAGCGACGGCCGCGATCTGGTCAAGATCGTCGATTTCGGGATCGCGAAGGTCATCAAGCCCCGAGCCGAGAACGGCGGAACGACTACCGGCTCCGCCGTCGGCACTCCGTATTACATGTCGCCGGAGCAGGCTCGCGGCGAGAGGCGCATCGACACCCGCGCGGATCTCTATGCGCTCGGTGTGATCCTGTACGAGCTCCTGACGGCACAGAAACCTCACCCCGGCGACACCTACAACGCCATCATCTATCACATCCTCTCCAAGGCCCCGGTCCCGATCCGAGAGCTCCGCGCCGAGGTTCCGGAAGGCCTCGCGAGGATCATCCACGACGCGATGGACCCCGATCCCGAAGTACGACCGGCGTCGGCCGAGCGGATGGAGCGAGCGCTCGCCGCCTACGGTCCTTTCGGCACGCAACAGCTGGGCGCAGCGGACGACACCGTGCGCTCCGGCGCCGCTGCCGCCATCGGCCTCGCGCCGGCGCGAGCGGGCTGGCGCCCCGCGCTTTTGGCGTTCGTCGCGGGAAGCACGCTGGCGGGCGGTCTCGCCTGGTCGCTGCGCCCGAGTCCAGTGGTGGCGGGACCGGAGCCTGCGCCTCCGGTTGCGGGCCGGCCCGAGCAGCTTCCAGTGTTGGAAGCGCCGAGCTCGGCGGCGGCGTCGCAAGCACCCCTGACGGAGTCGGCTCCGCCGCCAAGCGCCGCCGCGCCACCGCGCCGCCGCCCGCCGCGTCCGACGGCGACGCCCGCCGCCGCCGCGCGCGCTGCCCCGAGCGCGAGCCAACGCTTCGACCTGCAGAACCCCTACCAATGA
- a CDS encoding sigma 54-interacting transcriptional regulator, with the protein MQLTPLGRKADLTLGRGEECDVVLPGVETSRQHARLRRDGPIWILQDLGSTNGVFVDGERVSEAPLEIGSVLRVGEWVGVLESAADAKDLESPREIRPGLIAGPGLAPALASVRRAAKTELSIILEGETGTGKEHIANALHAFSARTGAFVAVNCAALPESLAEAELFGYRRGAFTGASRESAGYFRAAHSGTLFLDEVIELPLPIQAKLLRAIEQREVTPLGETRPVPVDVRLVVAAQEPLPAAVEAGRFRRDLYARLDGVTIDLPPLRQRRSDAAAIFQAVLRAQSGGSPPKLDPKLVERVCTHEWPYNVRELVQTTRRLLALHGSEPRLGLEHLPARMQHRSAPRAVPRAPAQKLATSRRERRANELFGRLASALQANKGNVSKACASVGISRQQAYRVLEKRNFDLDALRFPEDPDDRSDA; encoded by the coding sequence GTGCAGCTGACACCGCTGGGGCGGAAGGCCGATCTCACCCTGGGCCGAGGGGAAGAGTGCGATGTCGTCCTGCCTGGCGTCGAGACCTCGCGCCAGCACGCACGCCTACGGCGCGATGGCCCCATATGGATTCTCCAGGATCTGGGGAGTACGAACGGCGTCTTCGTCGACGGGGAGCGCGTCAGCGAGGCTCCACTCGAGATCGGCAGCGTGCTCAGAGTGGGCGAATGGGTCGGGGTGCTCGAGTCCGCCGCGGACGCGAAGGACCTCGAGTCTCCGCGCGAGATTCGCCCCGGCTTGATCGCCGGCCCTGGCCTCGCGCCCGCCCTCGCCTCCGTGCGCCGCGCAGCCAAGACGGAGCTGTCGATCATCCTCGAAGGCGAGACCGGCACGGGGAAGGAGCACATCGCGAATGCGCTTCACGCGTTCAGCGCACGCACCGGAGCCTTCGTGGCGGTCAACTGCGCGGCGCTGCCGGAGTCCCTGGCCGAGGCCGAGCTCTTCGGCTACCGGCGCGGCGCGTTCACCGGCGCGTCGCGGGAGAGCGCGGGCTACTTCCGAGCCGCCCACTCGGGCACGCTGTTTCTGGACGAAGTCATCGAGCTGCCGCTGCCGATCCAAGCCAAGCTGCTCAGGGCCATCGAGCAGCGAGAGGTGACACCCCTCGGGGAGACCCGCCCCGTGCCGGTGGACGTGCGCTTGGTCGTCGCTGCGCAGGAACCGCTGCCTGCTGCGGTCGAGGCGGGCCGCTTCCGCCGCGACCTGTATGCTCGGCTGGATGGCGTGACGATCGACCTGCCGCCCTTGCGCCAGCGGCGCAGCGACGCCGCTGCGATCTTCCAGGCGGTGCTCCGTGCCCAGTCCGGGGGCTCGCCGCCGAAGCTGGACCCGAAGCTCGTTGAGCGCGTGTGCACGCACGAATGGCCCTACAACGTGAGGGAGCTGGTTCAGACGACTCGCCGCCTTTTGGCCCTGCACGGGAGCGAGCCCCGGCTCGGGCTGGAGCACCTGCCTGCCAGGATGCAGCACCGGAGCGCGCCCCGCGCGGTACCACGGGCGCCCGCGCAGAAGCTCGCGACGAGTCGCCGCGAGCGGCGCGCCAACGAGCTGTTCGGCCGCCTCGCCTCCGCTCTCCAAGCCAACAAGGGCAACGTGTCGAAGGCCTGTGCGTCGGTGGGGATCTCGCGGCAACAGGCCTACCGGGTGCTCGAGAAGCGTAACTTCGATCTGGACGCGCTGCGCTTTCCGGAAGACCCGGATGACCGGTCCGACGCATGA
- a CDS encoding helix-turn-helix transcriptional regulator, with the protein MDGLTPRGLLAMNFRFEAVDWLVLSFETRELDLLEGFTPAEADVVRGVLAEESNAAIAARRGTSVRTVANQLAALFKKLGVSSRAELVHHVVVGGTPCPRR; encoded by the coding sequence ATGGATGGGCTCACTCCGCGAGGCTTGCTCGCGATGAACTTCCGCTTCGAAGCGGTCGACTGGCTGGTGTTGAGCTTCGAAACACGGGAGCTGGACCTACTGGAAGGTTTCACCCCCGCCGAGGCGGACGTCGTGCGCGGAGTGTTGGCGGAGGAGTCGAACGCGGCGATCGCTGCGCGCCGCGGCACCTCGGTGCGCACCGTGGCCAATCAGCTCGCGGCGCTGTTCAAGAAGCTCGGAGTCAGCTCACGCGCCGAGCTCGTTCACCACGTCGTCGTCGGAGGCACGCCATGTCCGCGGCGCTGA